The Phycisphaeraceae bacterium genome contains the following window.
GAGAAACGATCATCTACGGCGCTCAGGTTCGCGGCGAATCGAAGGCTTCATTCCAGGAGACCGTCGCGCAGGCGCGGGCTCAGAGTTCAGAAGCGATCGAGTCCAAGGCCGTTCCCAAGCAATACGAGACGGCAATCCAGCACTACTTCGGACGTCTCGAAGCCGTCGCTCGCACACAACGTGCACAGCCAGCCGAGACCAAAGAACCCGAGTCAAAGTGATCCGTTGACGACTTGTGTGCAATGTTCGATCGCTGCACAGTGTTCCGATATACTCCACGTGATGAAGCATTTCATACTCGCGATGATGTTGGCTGCCTGGCTTGGCGGCTGTTCCAAGTCTCCGCAGTCGCCCGACAACAGTCAGGACGGTGCATCGCAGTCGCGCGAAGTCGTGCTCTACAGCAGTGTCGACGACTTTCTGCTCAACGAAATCGTTGATCTGTATCGGAAGGAAACCGGCGTTCGCCTGCGACTGGTGGGCGACACCGAAGCCACCAAGACCACGGGTCTGGTCCAGCGCATCATCGCAGAGCGCGCCCAGCCGCGTGCTGATGTGTGGTGGTCGAGCGAACCCTTCGGCACAATTCAACTCGACCGCGAAGGATTGCTCGAACCCTACACAAGCCAAAGTGCCGAAGCCTCGATCGATGGTGGATGGCCGACATCGTTGCGTACCGAATCGTGGTATGGCTTTGCCCCGCGTGCGCGCGTCATCGCGTACGCGCCGGACCGTGTTCAAAACATCCCGGCCACGCCGCTCGAACTGGTCGATCCGCAATTCAAGGGGCGCGTCGGCATCGCTCGCCCGCAGTTCGGCACCACACGCGGGCATATGGGCGTGCTGCTCGATCACTGGGGCGAAGAAGGCTTGCGCACCTGGCTCGTTGCGTTGCAGGTCAATGGCGTGCGCCTCTACGATGGCAACGCGTCAGTCATCCGCGCGATCCGGCAGGGCGAAATCGATATCTGCATGACCGACACCGACGACGTCTGGGTCGGTCAGGAAAACGGCTGGAACATCGAACTGATCTACGAACCCATCGGCGTCGGACAGGGAGCGCTCAAGTCCACTGGGTCCGTCGTCATGCCCAATACGATCGCGCTCGTGCGCGGCGGGCCGAATCCCGATGCCGGTCGCCGACTGATCGATTTTCTGCTCAGTCCGCGCGTCGAGCGGCTGATGGCCGAGAGCGCGTCTCGCAACATTCCCGTTCACCCGAGCCTGGCAGCCGAGTTTGCCGAACTGATGGTGCCGCAGGCTCCGGATCTTGACCTGGATCAGGCAGCAACGCTCGTGCCTCAAGCCTTGGCAATCTGCGAAGAAGTGCTGATCGGGGGGTGAATCTCGTTGTCCTAGAATCGTCGCTATGAGCACCTGTGCGACCGACAAAGTGGATCTTGGGCTGATTCGTTCGATCATCAATCAGGAACTTGCCGGGCTCGTGGCCTTTCGCCGCGACCTGCACGCGCATCCGGAACTCGGCTTCGATGAGCATCGCACAAGCCGTGCGGTCGCTGACCAACTCGCTGCCCTCGGCATCGAGCACAAGGCCGGCCTCGCGGGTGGAACAGGTGTGCTGGCGTATCTGCCGCCTTCCAGCAGCAGCACGCAGCGATCCGTCGGGCTTCGCGCCGATATGGACGCCCTGCCCATCGAAGAAGAAACCGGCCTGCCGCACTCCTCGACTCGCCCCGGTGTCATGCACGCCTGCGGGCACGACGGACATACAGCAATTCTCCTCGGTACTGCCCGCGTTCTCAGCCGCCTCACTACACGCCCGAATCCCGTCACCTTCGTCTTTCAGCCTGCAGAAGAGGGCGGCGCGGGCGGCGACAAGATGTGCAAAGATGGCTGCCTCAAAGGATCTAGCGGCGGCGGGCTCGGCGTCCCTGTCGGTCGCATGTTCGGTTTGCACGGTTGGCCACAGATGCCAGCGGGTGTCATTGCCACCAAGCCAGGGCCTCTGCTCGCGTCAACTGACGAGTTCACCGTGATCGTCGAGGGCGTTCAGGCCCACGGCGCGTATCCGCACCTTGGGGCCGATCCGATTCTGGCAGCCTCGCATATCGTGACCGCGCTGCAGATGATCGCGTCGCGCAATGTCTCGCCGCTCGATTCGGTTGTCGTCACAGTCGGCATTTTCCACGCGGGCACCGCCAACAACGTGATTCCCGCGCGCGTTCGCCTCGTCGGCACAGTCCGCACGCTCAAGCCCGAGACACGCATCTTCGCAAAGAAGCGACTCTTCGAGATCATCGAGCACACCGCCAAGGCCCACAACTGCAAAGCCGACGTTCGGTGGGAAGAAGGCTACCCGGTGACACGCAATGACCCTGTGCTTGCCGATCACGTGCTGGCCGTCGCACGCGAGGCGTTCGGCGTCGATCGCGTTCAGGTTGTGCACGAGCCTTCGATGGGCGGAGAAGACTTCTCGTTCTATGGCCTCGAAGTCCCAGCGTGCTTCTATCTCCTGGGCCTGTGCCCGCCGGGGTCTGACCCACGGCTCATCCCTCAACTGCACCAGCCCGGGTTTGACTTCAACGACGACACCCTGCCGACAGCCATCGAGATGATGTGCCGCCTCGCGCTTGCACCAGATCCGGCGACTTGCTAACCGCCCGCCGATCTGTCATGATGTGAGCGATGGGCCATCACGCCCGCAGCGTCGAAAGGAAGACATCATGCGCATCGTCCTGGCAGCGATTCTCGGCGGCATCGCGCTCTTCATGTGGGGGTTTGTCTATTGGGTCGTCATCTCTCCGAATTTCTCGGCCATCAGTTCAATGAGCGTCGATCGCGAGCGCGCCATCACTGCCTCGCTCAACGAAAACATGCCGGCCGACGGCGTGTACTTCTTCCCCGGATTTGAAGACCACGGCAAGGCGGTCTCAGAAGAGGATAAAAAGCGCCTGGATGAAGAGTGGAGGGTCCGC
Protein-coding sequences here:
- a CDS encoding amidohydrolase: MSTCATDKVDLGLIRSIINQELAGLVAFRRDLHAHPELGFDEHRTSRAVADQLAALGIEHKAGLAGGTGVLAYLPPSSSSTQRSVGLRADMDALPIEEETGLPHSSTRPGVMHACGHDGHTAILLGTARVLSRLTTRPNPVTFVFQPAEEGGAGGDKMCKDGCLKGSSGGGLGVPVGRMFGLHGWPQMPAGVIATKPGPLLASTDEFTVIVEGVQAHGAYPHLGADPILAASHIVTALQMIASRNVSPLDSVVVTVGIFHAGTANNVIPARVRLVGTVRTLKPETRIFAKKRLFEIIEHTAKAHNCKADVRWEEGYPVTRNDPVLADHVLAVAREAFGVDRVQVVHEPSMGGEDFSFYGLEVPACFYLLGLCPPGSDPRLIPQLHQPGFDFNDDTLPTAIEMMCRLALAPDPATC
- a CDS encoding extracellular solute-binding protein encodes the protein MMKHFILAMMLAAWLGGCSKSPQSPDNSQDGASQSREVVLYSSVDDFLLNEIVDLYRKETGVRLRLVGDTEATKTTGLVQRIIAERAQPRADVWWSSEPFGTIQLDREGLLEPYTSQSAEASIDGGWPTSLRTESWYGFAPRARVIAYAPDRVQNIPATPLELVDPQFKGRVGIARPQFGTTRGHMGVLLDHWGEEGLRTWLVALQVNGVRLYDGNASVIRAIRQGEIDICMTDTDDVWVGQENGWNIELIYEPIGVGQGALKSTGSVVMPNTIALVRGGPNPDAGRRLIDFLLSPRVERLMAESASRNIPVHPSLAAEFAELMVPQAPDLDLDQAATLVPQALAICEEVLIGG